The Dunckerocampus dactyliophorus isolate RoL2022-P2 chromosome 16, RoL_Ddac_1.1, whole genome shotgun sequence genome includes a window with the following:
- the zbtb20 gene encoding zinc finger and BTB domain-containing protein 20, whose amino-acid sequence MTERIHNINLHNFSNSVLETLNEQRNRGHFCDVTVRIHGSMLRAHRCVLAAGSPFFQDKLLLGYSDIEIPSVVSVQSIQKLIDFMYSGILRVSQSEALQILTAASILQIKTVIDECTRIVSQNVGLAGPGGFPVIPGDSGQDTPRGTPESGTSGPSSDAESGCMQATTQQNMDRAYTSLYSYTGISNGTRDRPLYINPIATNYDPTVSAQKDQQSQDPPWMNRIQDRSQQVDRFISTAESTHCRKQPRPVRLQTGGMHIKQEADDEYICYNNTGDCQDEPEHAESESKVESFDSGVSSSISTEPDAMEQQPYLSGFNRDGAGEGHQGDGGPVQIEVNDSSPEQTQEPEEGDAGHSTSDSSIMQPLPNPIMPHSLPSTPQYLRQPESHTSNLRMPHTMTSNSQVIGAAGSTFLPTLFPPQPTRDNKSFLYLPGQQQTQYVTVPPPAMPSFPNAMAVPRAPAQSQQPAGAMGQGEKKPYACTLCCKTFTAKQNYVKHMFVHTGEKPHQCSICWRSFSLKDYLIKHMVTHTGVRAYQCSICNKRFTQKSSLNVHMRLHRGEKSYECCICKKKFSHKTLLERHMALHSTGSTLTGLAGAAGPPGPVSIPITIPMTVPEPGAGVVAVAMSVSGGAGEGAMVGTGVGVAAEASCQEGTTYMCSVCPVKFEQMEHFNDHMRMHVSDG is encoded by the exons ATGACCGAGCGCATTCATAACATCAATCTCCACAACTTCAGCAATTCTGTACTTGAGACCCTCAATGAGCAGCGCAACCGTGGGCACTTCTGTGATGTGACTGTCCGGATCCATGGAAGTATGCTGCGAGCTCACCGCTGCGTGCTGGCTGCTGGAAGCCCCTTCTTTCAGGACAAGCTGCTTTTGGGCTACAGCGACATTGAGATCCCCTCTGTGGTCTCGGTGCAATCCATCCAAAAGTTGATTGACTTTATGTACAGCGGGATTCTGCGAGTGTCTCAGTCAGAGGCCCTGCAAATCTTAACTGCTGCCAGCATCTTGCAGATCAAGACAGTCATCGATGAGTGTACCCGAATTGTGTCCCAGAATGTGGGCCTGGCCGGCCCGGGAGGCTTCCCCGTTATACCAGGAGACTCTGGTCAGGACACCCCCCGCGGCACGCCGGAGTCTGGCACCTCCGGGCCCAGCAGCGATGCTGAGTCTGGCTGTATGCAAGCAACAACCCAGCAAAACATGGATCGGGCATACACGTCTCTCTACTCCTACACCGGCATCTCCAACGGCACCCGCGACCGCCCCCTTTACATCAACCCCATTGCGACAAACTACGACCCAACTGTCAGCGCTCAGAAGGACCAGCAGTCGCAGGATCCCCCCTGGATGAACCGTATCCAGGATAGATCCCAGCAGGTGGACCGCTTCATCTCCACCGCCGAGTCCACCCACTGCCGCAAGCAACCCCGACCGGTCCGCTTGCAAACAGGTGGGATGCACATCAAGCAGGAGGCTGACGATGAGTACATCTGCTACAACAACACGGGAGACTGCCAGGACGAGCCTGAGCACGCCGAGAGTGAGTCCAAGGTGGAGAGTTTTGACTCGGGGGTCAGCTCTTCCATCAGTACTGAGCCAGACGCCATGGAGCAGCAGCCCTACCTGAGTGGCTTCAACCGAGATGGGGCGGGAGAAGGCCACCAAGGGGATGGCGGTCCGGTGCAGATTGAGGTCAATGACTCGTCCCCGGAGCAAACCCAAGAGCCTGAGGAAGGCGACGCCGGCCACAGCACTAGTGACAGTAGCATAATGCAGCCACTGCCCAACCCCATCATGCCCCACTCCCTGCCCAGCACGCCGCAGTACCTGCGGCAGCCCGAGTCACACACCAGCAATCTGAGGATGCCGCACACCATGACCAGCAATTCCCAAGTGATCGGCGCCGCCGGAAGCACCTTCTTGCCCACACTCTTCCCTCCGCAGCCGACCAGAGACAACAAGTCTTTCCTTTACCTTCCCGGCCAGCAGCAGACCCAGTATGTGACGGTGCCGCCCCCTGCCATGCCATCATTCCCCAACGCCATGGCTGTTCCACGGGCGCCCGCCCAGTCACAGCAGCCTGCTGGAGCAATGGGTCAGGGGGAGAAGAAGCCCTATGCATGCACTCTCTGCTGTAAAACCTTTACTGCAAAACAGAACTACGTCAAACACATGTTTGTGCATACTG GAGAGAAGCCTCACCAGTGCAGCATCTGCTGGCGCTCGTTCTCCCTGAAGGATTACTTAATCAAACACATGGTGACCCACACAGGGGTGCGGGCGTACCAGTGCAGCATCTGCAACAAGCGCTTCACCCAGAAGAGCTCTCTCAACGTCCACATGCGGCTGCACCGTGGAGAGAAGTCCTACGAGTGCTGCATCTGCAAGAAGAAGTTCTCCCACAAAACCCTGCTGGAGCGCCACATGGCCCTGCACAGCACAGGCAGCACCCTCACGGGGCTGGCTGGCGCCGCCGGCCCGCCCGGCCCAGTCTCCATTCCCATCACCATCCCCATGACCGTCCCCGAGCCCGGCGCCGGGGTGGTGGCCGTCGCCATGTCCGTGAGCGGAGGTGCGGGAGAAGGGGCCATGGTTGGAACGGGAGTGGGCGTGGCCGCAGAGGCGAGCTGCCAAGAAGGGACCACCTACATGTGTTCTGTCTGCCCCGTCAAGTTCGAGCAAATGGAGCACTTCAACGACCACATGCGAATGCATGTCTCTGACGGATAA